In the Entelurus aequoreus isolate RoL-2023_Sb linkage group LG16, RoL_Eaeq_v1.1, whole genome shotgun sequence genome, taaagacaactttggaAAAGATGGCAAAGGACAAAAAAATTGAAAGACAAATGTGGGCAAGGCAGGATTGTGTGATGAGGAATGTTTCAAGCACTGTTAATGTCTCCTTGAGTCAGACTGCTGCCCACTTCCATGCCGGCGTTGCTAGAAACCCCACCTCCTCCCACTTTTTACTTCTCTCCACCCACCCCCCCCTTACAATACCCTCCTCTCTCTCCCTTCCTGGCCAAGAAATCTTAGGCAGCGTTTAATTGCGCCGTCGGTCATCAGACTTCAGTTGGGCTACCGTGGTCGGCTCCGGTTTTTGGGTTCTACTTCCCTCACACTCTCGGACAGCCATATGGATGGAGTCCGTTACTAGAGCACGCCTGGATCGCACATGGAAACCAGAGAGGGACTTGGCAAATCCAGGTATCGCCGACTACGCAAGGGAATGAGACGGAGTAAAAGGAGGAGAAAGCCAGCAAAGAGTGGAGGGGGCGGTTGAAATGCAGAAAGCCAGAGACTCCTGAGGCAGCAAATGAGACAGAACAAGCAAGCGTGAGAGGTGGAGGGAGGTGCAAGGAGAGATTTCAGAGAGCGGGAGCTCCAGGGGGAAGAAGTCGGGGAAAAAAAGTTAAGAGAAAGAAGAGAGAAAGGGGAAGAAAAGAACTGGCTTTGAAGAGGAAAGGAGAGGCAGGGAAACAACAGACAGGAAGGAAGGGGAGGGGGAAGTCTTGTGTAAAGGGAGAAGGGGGGAGGCTACGGAGAAGTTTTCTTGCGGGGAGCCACTAGATGAGAAAAACAGAATGAGTGAATGACAGAACTTCACAGAgcgatttttttcccctgagcGCTTTTTTCCACGTATACCTTTTCGGACATGTACACAGAAGGCGGACAAGCGACAGCACACAGGCGATTCATCCATGGCCCGTGCCCCTGCCAACGCTGTGACCAGCGCGGCGGGCTGAGGTACCAACCAGCGTTGAGCAAACAGGCTGACCACCAACATCTGGAAAGCCGAAGAGACATTCAGTCTCCTCGGGTTAAGGACGAAGGATGGAGGACGCCCAGAGAAGACCGAGGCAGTCACTGTAGCCCTCAGAGATGGCCTCGGTTCCTGGGGTCTGGCCCCTTACACCAGTCTAACGACCTGCCCCGACTTTGTCGTCCATGTGAGTTGAACTCTTCCAGGTGGGATTATTTGCCAGAAGCCAGCGTGACACACTGTCCGTCTTTCAGAGAGTGTGTGGTGGCGCACAGCCACTCCAAGGCACACCTCTTTAATGGCGGGATTCCACACCCACTCCCTCATTTACGGGTCAAAGGACAAGGGTGTGGCTATAGTAGGACGGTCCAATATGATGTATTTGTCGGCAACAAAGAGGAAGGATGTGCACATTTCGCCGGAAATGACCATTTGAAGCAAAATAATCCCAGTTTGGAACAATTACTTGTAGCTAATGGGCATTGTGGACCAAAGCCTGGACCCTCCAAAGGAAAAGAGGGAAGCAATACCAATCAGGACTCAGGTAATTCACCGGAGAACTGTAATGGACACTCCCACAAAAGTTTCTTCGCAACTGAAGTCCCACAGAAACACTTTAACCAAAAGAAGGGGCCTTCTGCTCGACCCCCAGCCATCATCAACTCGGACGTTGACCAGAACCAGCACCAAGGTGTGGGTTTGGCAAAGCAAACGAGAGGGCATGACGTGGTGAAGGATCAGATCCGACAAGTGGTGACAAATCTAGAGGACGTCTTGGGAGGTTTAAAGCAAGTTCACGTGGAGATGAAAGAGGTGGGAGAGTCATTGTTTTTGTtccaacatttttatttgatcTTTCATAAGAAAGCGGGGAATTTCATTTAGTCCAGGTCAGGTGATTTAAAAATTCTGTGTACAGTGTAGTTCACTTTGACACAATCGGCCAGTGTTTGTGATCATGGCAGCTAATCCCTGTATGTGTGCATGCTGACACGTTGTTTGTATAGGACACCTTCTTGGGGCACGGCCATTAAGAACAATTTTTACTGAACTTTTGTTTCTGGCAAGCCTGCCTGACTAAATTGTGCTTTAGGTGTCGATTTTCCATATAGCAAAACATCGCAAATTAACTTATTCCTGAGTATTGGTGCAAAGTCATCTTTCACTGTTCCTAGAAAGTTAGAATTTTAGCTTAATTGTAAATTAAGGTGTATGTTCCAGTCTGGTGTAGCTCCTCTGATGATCTTGGCTTCTGTTTTTAAAGAGATTCTGTCGATGAGAAAAATCCATATGTTTCTTTTAGGTCATCAAGCAGATCGATTATCTCACGGCCAGCATCGACCTCAGCGAGAAACCACCCAGCATCACTCGCGGGTCTTCCAATAATATTCCCGCCTCTACTCATCAAAGAGAACTCAGGACGTCCCCTCCGCCTGATCACAAGCACATCCTGGTCGAGGGGTCAAGGCATTCGGACGAAGAACGCATCACCTTACGAACCAACTCCCCGTCGCCCATTCATATGGCGTCTGTGGTCAAAACCCGCTGCTTCACCCCACCCGACCACAGCAAGGACGTCAAACACGAGAGATCCAATGTGAACGGGCACCCTGCAAACCACAAAGCGGACACCTCAGAGCTCCATTCGCTGAACCTACATTCCAAAGTTGTCATCAGGAACAGCACGGTCCATTCAAGAACACAAAAGCCTCCGCCGCACCCGCAAAATGGACGGTGCGGCAACACTTCAAACCCCGTGAGGACCCTTGAATACGCCTGGAAAGGCCACCAGAACGGCAGCATAGTGTGAAGAAGGGGACAGAGAGTGCGGTGGTTGTCTGCCCCGGTGCCATGGGGGGGCTGAAACATGAGACCCTTCTGCAGTGAGTGGGGGTCAGAGTACGAGCAAGCAGGGGCACAACTCATGGTAAGTACAAGGGGATCCTTTTTCCTACTCTTGTCCTCACAGTGTTGATGTTTCCGCCGAGGCACGCTGCTGATGACGTCAGCCATGTTTACGGGCAGCTTAGTCAGTAAATGAATTGCGGCTCTGactgaaaagttgtttttttttttaagtgtgtttGATGCGTGTGTGGGCGACGAGGAGGGCAGCGCGTCTGCGTTTATTGCCGTCACGTGACTTCCCGGTCTACGCTGTAAAAAAATGTCTGCTTTGAAACAACCCAAACAAGGCAAAGATACTAGGGCCGTTCTTGTTGGTAATtagatgttttgtttttgtcaattCACCAAAATCTGACAACCCAAAAGCAGATCCTAAATCCTGAAACTCTGCCTTGAAAAGACACAATGAGAGCCCACCACCTATTCCCTCCAGTCATGTGACACAACGGAGGCGTCACATACACGATATGATCACAGCTCTGACTCAAGAGTGCCATAATTAACCCCGAGTTTAGCAGCCTTTCTTCTAAATGACATCAGCCAGAAAGCCCCTTCAGCCATTGAGGAACAACACAGAGTTGAATGTTCCAAAATAGAATGAGACCACCTTTGCTGATGCTCGCATACCTCCCTCTTGTGCAGAGTATGTGCAACTGCAGTATATTTTTCTGGAGGCGCCTGAATTCGGGCAAGCACGGTCTGGTTTTAATCATAAAACCCCCTGGCCACCTGCCATACTGAGCGAGGCGAACTCTCAGTATATGTGCGGCGTCCGTGCAAACACGAACAAAGTGGCCTACTCCTGCGTCACAGCATGAAGGTTTATGCCATTTATTTACTCGAATAAATGACTTTTAGGAGTCGTTCCGCCTATGTCTGTACAACGGCGTCTTTCAGGTCCTAATGAGGCCGTTGACATTTCAAGGATCCAATTCCTCAGAATTAGTCACTCAGCACAGGTCCATTAGTAAATGGCTGGCACAACAGATTGTGTGCTATGTTACTCAGTCCCTCACACATACGTATTATTCACTGGCAAACTAACCACTAATTGTCATTATTTTTCAGGAAAGATATGCCTGTACCAGAATTTACGTGACACAAAAGTAGCATCAACAAGTGCTGAGAAGAATAGAAGAAGTTAAGTGAAGttacgtattttccggactataaggcgcacttaaaatccttttttttgtcctaaaactcgacagtgcagcttataacccggtgcgcctaatgtttggaataattctggtttagcTTAACGACTTTGAAGCCATTTTTttgggtacatggtgtaatgaaaagtgtgaccagtagatggcagtcaaacataagagatatgtgtaaactgtaatgtgatggcaatatgactcaagtaaacaacaccaacatttttatatgttccattgaaaacatagaacattacacacggcactcaaaaatccatcaaattgttttagtacgactttggtaagctatgaggccgcaccgcttgatggattgtcggcgcattaaacatacaagtattattatggtgtgtgtataaggtaagacatataatCTGGCGTtttccgcaatattatgcaaaggcaacttttcttaccttctggtacctgctgatctggatttgggatctgcataaatccttaaAAATTGTGcacctccgcctttgtagtccgggccgacaccgtagtcgataagcttcgtcttttcctctatcctcttgttatgtgacattcatcctccgctgttgccatttctaatataaagtagtgtaaagttcttacttatatctgtcagtaaactcgccatgaaagcgctaaaacataccggtgtagtgagtttataatattcacccaaggaactttagttattagagagttccggtcggatgttttttcatgggacacatttccgtccttgttgttgtttccagatgaggaaatgctgctccgttattgattgaagtaaagtctgaatgtcattaaaacagttagcgccatcttttaacacttcttccactcccgtccttgcacgcgatggccgatggcggggagaagacgctgccgaaggtgagtcacgtaaataagaccgccccaaAACgcagcatccggaagcgactgtcagaaagcggcttgaagatgatgtgtaaaacatcatctatgccagtggtccccaacctttttgtagctggggaccggtcaacgcttgaaaatgtgtcccacggacggggggaaatatatatatatatatatatatatatatatatatatatatatatatatatatatatatatatatatatatatatatatatatatatatatatatatatatatatatttttttttttttttttttcataaagaaatacaatcatgtgtgcttacggactgtatccctgcagactgtattgatctatattgatatataatgtatatattgtgttttttatgttgatttaactaaaaaaaaaaaaaaaaaaaaaaaaaaaaaaaaatgtatttatttttttaattttttttttaatttcttgcgcggcccggtaccaatcggtccgcggactggtaccgggccgcggcccggtcgttggggaccactgatctatgcaacattttgaccaaagaaccaccattacatgttatgtagaccagtggtccccaaccaccgggccgattggtaccgggccgcacaagaaattaaaaaaaaaaaaaaaaaaaaaaaaaaaaatttaatcaacataaaaaacacaatatatacatattgtgtatgtgtatgtcaatatagatcaatatcgtctgcagggatacagtccgtaagcacacatgattgtatttctttatgaaaaaaaaaaataaataaaaaaataaaatcccccccctctttcaagcgttgaccggtccccagctacaaaaaggttggggaccactgatgtagaccacaaggaagtcttttcagtttagaaaaaaataataacaatatgattcctttaatgcgccttatgtgtgaaaaaagatcaaaaatagaccattcatcggcagtgcgccttataatccggtgacaGCGATAGGCAGGGACGGGAGTTTTTCAATAACCGTCCAATTGATGGACAGCTGTTTATTCatcttaaatgtattttttgctgTTCCTTGCCTTGGTATATGCATGGACGATAACTCAAGTCCAGCCTGGGGAAATGCTGCTGCAGACAAGTGAGCCCAAGCTTGACAACCCAAAAATAGCAAATAGCAAATAATAAATGACAGGGCCCTTTAtgtaaaattttacagtaaacttaTTCTGAGCCCTTTCCTGCGACTGTCACTATTAAACGAATATACAGGAATGTTTTATTTAACCCAGGGGtcgacaacccaaaatgttgaaagagccatatattATatgttaaggcccaagctgtttgtttacatgctttttttatttttctttactatttggacttattggaccctaattagataaaaaactaagaatcttcttaattcttatttttacactttttttttcccaaattccattgtatgttatactcttctgacaccaccagatggcagtataagtgtccacataagtggccataagaccccaatttagtattgtacacaattttggaaataagagctaaaaggtgctgtccacgcatgtggccactaagcctttagagcttttaatggagcaaaaatacaaataacaaatctgtctggagccgcaaacatttttaagccgtatataagtgttataatgaaggcaacacatgacgtgagtgtctatattagctataatagcctactatcaaaatgactatgtgtcgcaggctgacgcaaatctccgttgacagaaatgttgaaattttatatttactctacacatttttacaacattagaaaccattagtaaatcagaggctactcctggaaatgactggcttttaatggccaaaggtatagatgtgtgtgtccaagttaaaggaaacgtaaggctgtcttcttctaatagatttaatacaatctttggcaagctaagtaaggtttgctgtggtctggaacaacatggcacacaaaatgAAGTGaataaaatgaagccaatattacatacagataatgtgtcatgggacatgcaaaattatatacaaagaggataaaagtaaaggatattaaatgagctcaaatatacctacaaatgatgatgcaatatgtacatacagctagccaaaatagcatgttagcattgattagcttgcaaatatgcctgattagcactccaacaagtcactaACAtcgacaaagcgcacctttgtgcattcacgcacagtataaaacgtttggtggacaaaatgagacaaaggacgggaagattttacatgtaaacaaactgttgcgtcacagtccacactatggtgagttcaagaaccgccgaaattagtaggaaaaaATGATGCTCACCATATACTCTcaccagtgaagcatacacacaaacatattaaacagtggtagttctaacaattgcgaaggtttgtgtcatgtttgttctcaaacaaaaaacatactaaaacattttcaatcctttttaaaaaatgctccatggagccactagggcggcactaaagagcgcgggttgctgaccccctttTTAACCTGTCATTTGTTAGTGTCTCGTGGTGTAGCGGTATGAGCGACatcataggttttatttgtaattattttattaatttttccgggttggggaggtgaccctgccccaagtggaggagttcaagtacctcggagtcttgttcacgagtgagggaagagtggatggtgagatcgacaggcggatcggtgcggcgtcttcagtaatgcggacgctgtatcgatccgttgtggtgaagaaggagctgagctggaaggcaaagctctcaatttaccggtcgatctacgttcccat is a window encoding:
- the LOC133631249 gene encoding uncharacterized protein LOC133631249, which gives rise to MYTEGGQATAHRRFIHGPCPCQRCDQRGGLRYQPALSKQADHQHLESRRDIQSPRVKDEGWRTPREDRGSHCSPQRWPRFLGSGPLHQSNDLPRLCRPCELNSSRWDYLPEASVTHCPSFRECVVAHSHSKAHLFNGGIPHPLPHLRVKGQGCGYSRTVQYDVFVGNKEEGCAHFAGNDHLKQNNPSLEQLLVANGHCGPKPGPSKGKEGSNTNQDSGNSPENCNGHSHKSFFATEVPQKHFNQKKGPSARPPAIINSDVDQNQHQGVGLAKQTRGHDVVKDQIRQVVTNLEDVLGGLKQVHVEMKEVIKQIDYLTASIDLSEKPPSITRGSSNNIPASTHQRELRTSPPPDHKHILVEGSRHSDEERITLRTNSPSPIHMASVVKTRCFTPPDHSKDVKHERSNVNGHPANHKADTSELHSLNLHSKVVIRNSTVHSRTQKPPPHPQNGRCGNTSNPVRTLEYAWKGHQNGSIV